In the Natrinema sp. CBA1119 genome, AATTCGATCCCGAAGCGTATCTCGGCCATCATCCGGACGACCTCGCGGGCCACGTGTTGCCGATCGCCGGCGACAACGCTGACACGCTCTGGGAACGCTTCTGTGAGTACGCCGACCCCGAAACGACGCCGGTCGTCAAGGATACCTGGACCTGGGAGCACTACAAGTGGGAATATTACTACGAGGACGACGGAAGTCGCCCACGAGACGGTGATGGCGAGATCATCCGCCACGACGAGGAGGATGCTCTTGGCTTCGATTCTGACACGGTAAAAGGACATCTTGCGGCCGGCAACGATGCAGCGCTGGAACTCGACGATATCGTCGAGGAACGGACCGTTAACATTCAAGAGGATATCGAGGAAGACGAGTTCTTCTCGACGGTTGCGGGCAATACCACCGTCTCCAATCGCTACGATCTCGAGAAAGCGGTGCCCTTCGAGAAGAAGACCCACTTCCGCGAGATCGAGCGGTACTGGGTAAACAAACCCTACGCCTACGTTATCATCTTCCACTCGGAGAAGGAAAACGAAAAGAAGTACTACATGATCGAGCCGTACCAAAACGAGATCGAGAACGAACTCCAAGAGTTCCTCTCGGGCAAACTCAGGACGGCGATCAAGTACTCCGAAGACGGTATCAAAGAGAAAGCGACCGAAGACGGCCGACGGACGGTTATCGAGGACGAAACGCGGCGGCTTCTCAAGCGATACGATCTCTTCGAGGCGACCTCCGGAGAGACCGCGGAGGGGATCCTCGAGACGCTCCGAGGGCTCCTCGACGACGACGAAGACGAGTCGGAAGTCGACGACGGGCCGAGTCAACTCGGGGGGATCGAGGTCAGACCCGAGCCGGCGATCCTCGCGGACGATCCGGACACGTTGAGCGAGTACCAGGTCGAGAAACTGCTCTACCTGCTCAAGCGGGACTTCATCGGCTACGAGCGTATCGACGGCATCAAACACGACATCAACGTTGAGGACATCTCCGTCGACGGCTACAACTCGCCCGTCTTCGTCTACCACTCCGAGTACGAACAGATCATCTCGAACATTTACCACGGCGAGGACGAACTCGACGACTTCGTCGTCAAGCTTGCTCAGCGCTCGGGGAAGGGGATCAGCAAGCGGCTTCCACAGGTCGACGCGACGCTGCCGGACGGCTCGCGTGCACAGCTCACGCTCGGCAAGGAGGTGTCCGCTCACGGGACGAATTACACCATCCGCCAGTTCAAGGACGTCCCCTTCACCCCGATCGATCTCATCAACTGGAACACCTTCTCGCTCGACGAAATGGCGTTCCTCTGGCTCGCCATCGAGAACCACAAGAGCCTGATTTTCGCCGGGGGGACCGCGTCCGGGAAGACGACCTCGTTGAACGCCGTTTCCCTGTTTATTCCCTCGAGCGCGAAGATCGTCTCCATCGAAGATACCCGCGAGGTCGAACTTCCCCAACGCAACTGGATTGCCAGCGTCACCCGTCCCTCGTTCGCCGACGACGAGCAGGGCGACGTCGACGAGTTCGACTTGCTCGAGGCGGCACTGCGCCAGCGACCCGACTACATCGTCATGGGTGAGATCCGCGGCGAAGAGGGGCGGACGCTGTTCCAGGTGATGTCGACCGGTCACACCACCTACACCACCTTCCACGCCGACTCCGTCGACGAGGTCCTCAAGCGGTTCACGACGGACCCCATCAACGTCTCGAAGACGATGTTCACGGCGCTGGATCTGGTCTCAATCCAGACGCAAACCAGAGTGCAGGGCCGGAAGGTCCGCCGGAACAAGTCCCTGACCGAGATCAACCACTACGAGGCCGAACACGACGAAATCAACGTCCAAGACGTCTACCAGTGGCAGGCCGAGACCGACGAGTACCTCAAGATGGGGGACTCGAACACGTTAGAGGAGATCCAGTTCGACCGTGGCTGGAGCAACGAGAAACTCCAAGAAGAGCTGTTCAAGCGCGAAGTCATCCTCGCATATCTCATCAAGAAAGGGTTGAACACGTACGCGGAGGTCGCCGCGACGGTGCAGGCGTTCATCAACGACCCAGAGACGATCCTCACCCTCATCGCGAACGGCCAGCTCGAGGACAGTCTCGAGGATCTCCGCGAGATGGAGAGTGTCCTGATCGACGTCGACCCGGAAAAAGAGGAGCTCGTCCCGCGTCCGGACGCGAGCAGCGAGACGTACAACCTCTCGATGGACCTCCTCGAGCGGGCCGAAGAGTCCTTATTCGAGGAGTATCGGGGGCAGATCCCGAGCGGCCTCGCGAGCGCCCTCGGCGACGTCGAAGAGGAGAGCACGATTGACGTCGACCGCGCCGACAGCGAGGAGTTCGACTTCGCCGGTGAGGTCGACGAGACCGTCGACGAGGACGAGTGGGAACTCGGCGCCGGCTCGTCGTCGTTCGCCGCCGAAGACGATGACGGCGGTGACGAACCGGCGTGGCTCAGCGAAGAGACAGGGTTCGCCATCGGCGGTGACAGTGACAGCGACGAGGCTACTGCGAGCGCGACCGACGCTGCTTCCCCAACCGATGCGAGTACGTCGGACAGTGCG is a window encoding:
- a CDS encoding ATPase, T2SS/T4P/T4SS family; this translates as MAIDEADQSDAGDFSEGEASDPASEDERAHESEPISNSAIRVGTYTWEEFMDEYGYSDESSVLYPDDPEPADADDQLGLDTDEDVGTTVPSGDDWNQVEFDPEAYLGHHPDDLAGHVLPIAGDNADTLWERFCEYADPETTPVVKDTWTWEHYKWEYYYEDDGSRPRDGDGEIIRHDEEDALGFDSDTVKGHLAAGNDAALELDDIVEERTVNIQEDIEEDEFFSTVAGNTTVSNRYDLEKAVPFEKKTHFREIERYWVNKPYAYVIIFHSEKENEKKYYMIEPYQNEIENELQEFLSGKLRTAIKYSEDGIKEKATEDGRRTVIEDETRRLLKRYDLFEATSGETAEGILETLRGLLDDDEDESEVDDGPSQLGGIEVRPEPAILADDPDTLSEYQVEKLLYLLKRDFIGYERIDGIKHDINVEDISVDGYNSPVFVYHSEYEQIISNIYHGEDELDDFVVKLAQRSGKGISKRLPQVDATLPDGSRAQLTLGKEVSAHGTNYTIRQFKDVPFTPIDLINWNTFSLDEMAFLWLAIENHKSLIFAGGTASGKTTSLNAVSLFIPSSAKIVSIEDTREVELPQRNWIASVTRPSFADDEQGDVDEFDLLEAALRQRPDYIVMGEIRGEEGRTLFQVMSTGHTTYTTFHADSVDEVLKRFTTDPINVSKTMFTALDLVSIQTQTRVQGRKVRRNKSLTEINHYEAEHDEINVQDVYQWQAETDEYLKMGDSNTLEEIQFDRGWSNEKLQEELFKREVILAYLIKKGLNTYAEVAATVQAFINDPETILTLIANGQLEDSLEDLREMESVLIDVDPEKEELVPRPDASSETYNLSMDLLERAEESLFEEYRGQIPSGLASALGDVEEESTIDVDRADSEEFDFAGEVDETVDEDEWELGAGSSSFAAEDDDGGDEPAWLSEETGFAIGGDSDSDEATASATDAASPTDASTSDSASDAGGRSTAIEPAPTVDETSDTTASSGGSQPSTAPGTESTVGTKTADSEAVTGEEAETTADLSAASSPPAGADGERADSTHHESTVLPTDDAEDGDLGGLFDDMGETIDELDDPDAGRPERSEETTTAQPDTSGFDSMFPEDDLASIFDPDSSDDEPANEFDAEPDEPGTTSAAATDADTGRSPATSDADGPETPTIDVDSESASDRNESNTEPPTIDIDDDTSDPPDDGTEDANDDTEAATGEPAAIDDATDTDADTDSDSTVATDADDGVDAESDTPSDTDTDAENGGDDGDSIFGGGSDSIFGDDEDGADDDDGSLFDGSETDDNGSIFRDDETDSGDEPTDGNTGIFDDETDADGTEEDDA